In Streptomyces ambofaciens ATCC 23877, a single genomic region encodes these proteins:
- a CDS encoding CU044_2847 family protein → MDGLVEFKTEDGVRVVVEGVEDEDGARLVSRGDGPARAARTFEDSLDGVRAAAASALRVFRDGSLRPDSVELEFGVKLSAEAGAVIAKGSAEGHLVVRLSWSPEQSPARPLGPDAAGRS, encoded by the coding sequence ATGGACGGGTTGGTCGAGTTCAAGACCGAGGACGGCGTGCGCGTGGTCGTCGAGGGAGTCGAGGACGAGGACGGCGCGCGGCTGGTCTCGCGCGGCGACGGACCGGCTCGGGCGGCGCGCACCTTCGAGGACTCCCTGGACGGTGTGCGGGCCGCCGCCGCGTCCGCGCTGCGGGTCTTCCGCGACGGCTCGCTCCGGCCCGACTCGGTGGAGCTGGAGTTCGGCGTCAAGCTGAGCGCGGAGGCCGGCGCGGTCATCGCGAAGGGCTCGGCGGAAGGGCACCTGGTGGTGAGGCTGAGCTGGTCGCCGGAGCAGTCGCCCGCCCGCCCGCTGGGCCCGGACGCCGCCGGCCGGTCATGA